Proteins encoded within one genomic window of Humulus lupulus chromosome 1, drHumLupu1.1, whole genome shotgun sequence:
- the LOC133790529 gene encoding probable aquaporin NIP5-1, translating into MPETEIGSPTAASAPATPGTPAPLMSSYRVDSLSYDRKSMPRCKCLPVSAPTWGEPHSCLTDFPTPNVSLTRKLGAEFVGTFILIFAATAGPIVNQKYNGAETLIGNAACAGLAVMIVILSTGHISGAHLNPSLTLAFAALRHFPWAHVPGYIVAQVSGSICASFLLKAVFHPFMSGGVTVPSTSLGQAFVLEFVITFNLLFVVTAVATDTRAVGELAGIAVGATVMLNILIAGPASGGSMNPVRTLGPAVAAGNYRALWVFLVAPTLGALAGAGTYTAVKLRDDEVDVLQREVRTVSFRR; encoded by the exons ATGCCAGAAACAGAGATAGGATCACCGACGGCAGCGTCGGCTCCGGCGACTCCAGGGACACCAGCTCCATTGATGTCATCGTACAGAGTGGACTCGCTATCTTATGATCGGAAGTCGATGCCCAGATGTAAGTGCCTGCCTGTGAGTGCCCCAACTTGGGGTGAGCCTCACTCTTGCCTCACCGACTTCCCCACTCCTAATGTTTCTCTCACTCGCAAG CTCGGAGCAGAGTTCGTGGGGACTTTCATCCTCATATTCGCGGCAACAGCAGGGCCCATAGTGAACCAGAAGTACAACGGGGCGGAGACGCTGATAGGGAATGCAGCCTGCGCTGGGCTGGCGGTGATGATAGTGATACTGTCGACGGGCCACATCTCAGGAGCCCATTTGAACCCGTCGCTGACCTTGGCTTTTGCAGCTCTGCGTCACTTCCCGTGGGCCCACGTGCCGGGCTACATCGTGGCCCAAGTGTCGGGTTCCATCTGTGCGTCGTTTCTTCTCAAGGCTGTGTTCCATCCTTTCATGTCCGGTGGCGTTACTGTTCCTTCCACCAGCCTCGGCCAGGCTTTTGTGCTTGAATTCGTTATTACCTTTAATCTCTTGTTCGTTGTTACTGCTGTTGCCACCGACACTCGAGCA GTGGGAGAGTTGGCGGGTATTGCAGTCGGAGCTACAGTTATGCTCAACATTCTTATTGCAGG GCCAGCGAGCGGCGGTTCCATGAACCCTGTTCGGACATTAGGCCCAGCTGTGGCTGCAGGCAATTACAGGGCACTCTGGGTATTCTTAGTGGCACCTACGCTTGGGGCCTTGGCTGGTGCTGGTACCTACACCGCCGTCAAGCTCCGTGACGATGAGGTCGATGTTCTCCAACGTGAAGTGCGTACCGTGAGCTTCCGTCGCTAG